Proteins from one Nitrobacteraceae bacterium AZCC 2146 genomic window:
- a CDS encoding urea transport system permease protein (product_source=KO:K11960; cog=COG0559; ko=KO:K11960; pfam=PF02653; superfamily=48371; tigrfam=TIGR03409; transmembrane_helix_parts=Outside_1_42,TMhelix_43_65,Inside_66_278,TMhelix_279_301,Outside_302_335,TMhelix_336_358,Inside_359_364,TMhelix_365_387,Outside_388_420,TMhelix_421_443,Inside_444_462,TMhelix_463_485,Outside_486_504,TMhelix_505_527,Inside_528_531,TMhelix_532_554,Outside_555_571), whose translation MAFWIASLTFSLETPKTGEGGIVAAFSFFLCRGFPVVHVFERFRALAFAVLLIAASAIPALAGPFEDAVAKFANDDFSDTDEAVGVIATSGNPQAFAIISALQEGRLMADPDSKKVYLTQGDGKSIDAATGEPVASVPDSAVAVRLNNRLRRTIDAALGGLTLMSPDPAKRIQAAQSVFKTHDAAMLPVVDSALEKETNKAAKLAFTEARAAILLFKEDATEAEKIESIAVIKARGDQEALALLTGLSGDQPIAVARSAASATTAIQSRQTLWSIAQNAWYGLSLGSVLLLAAIGLAITFGVMGVINMAHGEMVMIGAYVTFVVQEIIRTSYPALFDYSLLIAVPLAFIIAGLIGIVIERTIIRFLYGRPLETLLATWGLSLVLQQAVRTMFGPTNREVGNPSWMSGAFDLGQITITYNRLWILCFTLAVFAILLAMLRYSSIGLEMRAVTQNRKMAASMGIATSRVDALTFGLGSGIAGIAGVALSQIDNVSPNLGQSYIIDSFMVVVFGGVGNLWGTLVGAFTLGIANKFLEPVAGAVLGKIAILVLIILFIQKRPRGLFALKGRAIEA comes from the coding sequence GTGGCCTTCTGGATTGCTTCGCTCACGTTCTCTCTTGAGACTCCCAAAACTGGAGAAGGCGGCATTGTCGCCGCCTTCTCTTTTTTCCTCTGCCGGGGTTTTCCAGTGGTCCATGTCTTTGAACGTTTTCGCGCGCTTGCATTCGCGGTTCTGCTGATCGCCGCTTCCGCCATTCCGGCGCTGGCGGGTCCCTTCGAGGACGCCGTCGCCAAATTCGCCAACGATGATTTTTCCGATACCGACGAAGCCGTCGGCGTGATCGCCACGTCGGGCAATCCGCAAGCCTTCGCGATCATCAGCGCGCTGCAGGAAGGCCGCCTGATGGCCGATCCCGACAGCAAGAAAGTCTATCTCACGCAAGGAGACGGCAAGAGCATCGACGCCGCCACAGGCGAGCCGGTCGCCAGCGTGCCCGACAGCGCTGTCGCGGTGCGCCTCAACAACCGCCTGCGCCGCACCATCGATGCCGCACTCGGCGGCTTGACCCTGATGTCGCCGGATCCCGCCAAGCGGATCCAGGCCGCGCAGTCCGTCTTCAAGACCCACGACGCTGCGATGCTGCCGGTGGTCGATTCCGCCCTGGAAAAGGAAACCAACAAGGCCGCCAAGCTTGCTTTCACCGAAGCCCGCGCGGCGATCCTGCTGTTCAAGGAGGACGCCACCGAGGCCGAAAAAATCGAATCCATCGCCGTCATCAAGGCGCGCGGCGACCAGGAAGCCCTCGCATTGCTGACCGGGCTGAGCGGCGACCAGCCGATCGCGGTTGCGCGCAGCGCAGCCAGCGCCACCACGGCGATCCAGAGCCGTCAGACATTGTGGTCGATCGCGCAGAACGCCTGGTACGGCCTGTCGCTCGGCTCCGTGCTACTGCTCGCCGCCATCGGCCTCGCCATCACCTTCGGCGTGATGGGCGTCATCAACATGGCCCATGGCGAGATGGTGATGATCGGCGCTTACGTCACCTTCGTGGTGCAGGAGATCATCCGCACCAGCTATCCCGCTCTGTTCGATTATTCGCTGCTGATCGCGGTGCCGCTGGCCTTTATCATCGCCGGCCTGATCGGCATCGTGATCGAGCGCACCATCATTCGCTTCCTCTACGGCCGCCCACTGGAAACCCTGCTGGCGACCTGGGGCCTGTCGCTGGTGTTGCAGCAGGCGGTCCGCACCATGTTCGGCCCGACCAACCGCGAGGTCGGCAATCCCTCCTGGATGTCCGGCGCGTTCGATCTCGGCCAGATCACCATCACCTATAACCGGCTCTGGATCCTGTGCTTCACGCTGGCGGTGTTCGCGATCCTGCTGGCGATGCTGCGCTACAGCAGTATCGGGCTGGAAATGCGCGCGGTGACGCAGAACCGCAAGATGGCGGCGTCGATGGGCATCGCCACCTCGCGCGTCGATGCGCTGACCTTCGGTCTTGGCTCCGGCATCGCCGGCATTGCCGGCGTGGCGCTGTCGCAGATCGACAATGTCAGTCCCAACCTCGGCCAGAGCTACATCATCGACAGCTTCATGGTCGTGGTGTTCGGCGGCGTCGGCAATCTGTGGGGCACTTTGGTCGGCGCCTTCACGCTCGGCATCGCCAACAAGTTCCTGGAGCCGGTGGCCGGCGCCGTGCTCGGCAAGATCGCTATCCTGGTGCTGATCATTCTGTTCATCCAGAAGCGGCCGCGCGGCCTGTTCGCACTCAAGGGCAGGGCGATCGAAGCATGA
- a CDS encoding hypothetical protein (product_source=Hypo-rule applied): MMIRSQMSLSVVIARSPCDEAIQSLLVAPGLLRPNEIGFANFVKARNDGANAEIVP, translated from the coding sequence ATGATGATCCGTTCACAGATGAGTCTCTCGGTCGTCATTGCGAGGAGCCCTTGCGACGAAGCAATCCAGTCTTTGCTCGTGGCCCCTGGATTGCTTCGCCCAAACGAAATTGGCTTTGCCAATTTCGTCAAGGCTCGCAATGACGGAGCAAATGCGGAGATCGTCCCATGA
- a CDS encoding urea transport system permease protein (product_source=KO:K11961; cog=COG4177; ko=KO:K11961; pfam=PF02653; tigrfam=TIGR03408; transmembrane_helix_parts=Inside_1_12,TMhelix_13_35,Outside_36_44,TMhelix_45_64,Inside_65_70,TMhelix_71_93,Outside_94_129,TMhelix_130_152,Inside_153_158,TMhelix_159_178,Outside_179_207,TMhelix_208_230,Inside_231_258,TMhelix_259_281,Outside_282_295,TMhelix_296_318,Inside_319_324,TMhelix_325_347,Outside_348_389) — translation MTPHILTRSLDRSASIFLLIVAAVGVLIPLSNLLLPADSMFQVPTYLMALFGKYVCYAILALSIDLIWGYCGILSLGHGAFFALGGYAMGMYLMRQIGSRGVYGNPILPDFMVFLNYKALPWYWHGFDMFWFAAAMVLIAPGLLAFGFGWLTFRSRVSGVYLSIITQAMTYALLLAFFRNDFGFGGNNGLTDFKDILGFNVQAEGTRAALFALSCLALILGFLVCRAVVTSKLGKVLIAIRDAESRTRFLGYRVESYKLFVFTLSACMAGVAGALYVPQVGIINPGEFAPANSIEAVIWVAVGGRGTLIGAALGAVVVNYAKTVFTSGALAPYWLFMLGALFILVTLLLPKGIIGTFNAWWEPWKAQRISANAESAAEEDGVTKPHMAE, via the coding sequence ATGACTCCGCACATCCTCACCCGCTCGCTGGATCGCAGTGCCAGCATCTTCCTGCTGATCGTCGCCGCGGTCGGCGTGCTGATCCCGCTGTCGAACCTGCTGCTGCCGGCGGACTCGATGTTCCAGGTGCCGACCTATCTGATGGCGCTGTTCGGCAAATATGTCTGCTACGCCATCCTGGCGCTGTCGATCGACCTGATCTGGGGCTATTGCGGCATCCTCTCGCTCGGCCACGGCGCCTTCTTCGCGCTCGGCGGCTACGCCATGGGCATGTATCTGATGCGGCAGATCGGCTCCCGCGGCGTCTACGGCAATCCGATCCTGCCGGATTTCATGGTGTTCCTGAACTACAAGGCACTGCCGTGGTACTGGCACGGCTTCGACATGTTCTGGTTCGCCGCCGCCATGGTGCTGATTGCGCCGGGCCTGCTCGCCTTCGGCTTCGGCTGGCTCACCTTCCGCTCCCGCGTCAGCGGCGTGTACCTTTCGATCATCACCCAGGCGATGACCTACGCGCTGCTGCTGGCTTTCTTCCGCAACGACTTTGGCTTCGGCGGCAACAACGGCCTGACCGACTTCAAGGACATCCTCGGCTTCAACGTCCAGGCCGAGGGCACCCGTGCCGCGCTGTTTGCGTTGAGCTGTCTGGCGCTGATTCTCGGCTTCCTGGTCTGCCGCGCGGTGGTGACCTCGAAACTCGGCAAGGTGCTGATCGCGATCCGCGATGCTGAATCCCGCACAAGATTCCTGGGCTACCGCGTCGAATCCTACAAGCTGTTCGTGTTCACGCTGTCGGCCTGCATGGCCGGCGTCGCCGGCGCGCTTTACGTGCCGCAGGTCGGCATCATCAATCCCGGCGAATTCGCCCCCGCCAATTCCATCGAGGCGGTGATCTGGGTCGCGGTCGGCGGCCGCGGTACGCTGATCGGCGCGGCGCTCGGCGCTGTCGTCGTGAACTACGCCAAGACCGTATTCACGTCAGGTGCCCTGGCGCCGTACTGGCTGTTCATGCTGGGCGCGCTGTTTATCCTCGTCACGCTGTTGCTGCCGAAGGGCATCATCGGCACCTTCAACGCCTGGTGGGAGCCGTGGAAGGCGCAGCGTATTTCGGCCAATGCCGAGAGTGCGGCGGAAGAAGACGGCGTCACCAAGCCCCACATGGCGGAGTAG